TTCTCCCAGCACCCGAGAAATTCCCCGCTGAAGTCGAGGACTATGCTGCGCGGCTGATCAGGAGGGCGATCGGATACCACGTGAGGTTGAAATTGTGAGCGGGAAGATCCAGGCCATATCAGGACCGACGGTGAGCGTTGATCTGAAGGGACTCAAACTCTATGAGAGGGTCTATGTGGGCCATGTCATGCTCACGGGCGAAGTGGTGCGGCTCGAGCAGGAAAGGGCAGTGATCCAGGTCTATGAAGATACCCGCGGTCTTGCCGTGGGGGAGCCGGTCAAAGGAGCGGGAATGCCGCTTACGGTGCGTCTTGGAGCAGGGCTTCTCTCGGGTATGTTTGACGGTCTCCAGAGGCCCCTTGGAAGGTTAAAAGAAGACATGGGACCCTTTATCAGAGGAGGGAAGGAGTTGTATGCCCTCGACTATATAAGGCGCTGGAAATTCACACCCCTCCTGAAGAAAGGAGATGAGGTGACCTTCGGGAGCCCCGTGGGATTTGTGGATGAGGGGCCGTTTAAACATTACTACTTCTGCAGGTCAGAAGGCGGCGGAAGGATTGCGCGGATCGCTGACGGCGATATGAGCCTCGACGAGCCTTTGGGAGAATATGAAGACGGTCAATACATCACCGGATGTCAGGAATGGCCGGTCAGGACAGCCCGTCCTTACAGAAAAAAGCTTGCGCCGAGCAAGCCTCTCATTACGGGCCAGCGGAGCATAGACTTCCTCTTTCCTCTCGCCCGCGGAGGGACGGCCATCTTCCCCGGCGGATTCGGCACCGGAAAGACGATCCTTGAGCAGTCTATCGCAAAGTTCGCCGATGTAGATGTTGTCGTCTATGCCGGGTGTGGTGAGCGAGGAAACGAGATGGCAGACTTGATAGCTGAGTTCGAGGAGCTCACAGATCCATGGACCAAACGACAACTCATGGAGAGGACCATCCTTGTGGCCAATACCTCGAATATGCCTGTCGCGGCCCGTGAGGCTTCCATCTACACAGCTGTCACCATGGCCGAATATTACCGGGACATGGGTTATCACGTGCTCTTTCTTGCAGATAGCCTTTCGCGCTGGGCGGAGGCGTTGCGGGAGATATCCTCGTCGCTGGAAGAGATGCCGGGAGAGGAGGGCTATCCCACCTACCTTGCCTCCCGGCTCTCCGGTTTCCTCGAAAGGGCTGGCGTCGTCGAGACCATGAGCGGAAAGATCGGTTCGCTCACCATGATCCTCTCTGTCTCTCCTCCCGGAGGGGACTTCACTGAACCCGTTACCCAGGCATGTCTCAGGACAACAGGCGCATTCCTCATGCTCGACACTTCCCTGGCGCACAGGAGGCACTTCCCTGCCATAAACTGGTTCCAGAGTTATTCTCTCTATGGGAGGGATATAGCCGGCCATTATCGTGAGACTGTCGCTCCTGAATGGGAGCAATTGCAGCAGAGGTGCAAGGAGATCCTGCAGGAAGAGGAGTCGCTCAGGGAGGTCTCTGAGATTGTCGGGGCAGAGGGGTTGCAGGATACCGACAGGCTCCTCATGATAGTAGCAGAGATGATACGTACCGAGTTCCTCTCGCAGAATGCTTACAGTGAAGATGCATTCTCGCCGCCCGAAAAGACCCTTGGGATTATCAAAAGGATACTCGGATTCTACGATCGCGCTCGTGAAAAACTGAATCCGGGAACGAGTCTTGAGGAAGTATTGCAGACCGAGAGATCGGATGATCAAAGAAGAGAGGAGGCGTGATGCCCTCATGGGGAGAAGAGAGAGGGCAAGATACGGTTTTTCATATGACGTATCGCATGCGTAGGCTATGAGGCTTTCAGAACACCGATACAAAACCATCTCCTCCATCGCAGGACCTCTTCTCTTCGTCGAGAAGGTCTTCAGTTCGAGGATCGGAGAGGTCGCGAGAATCATTGCCCCTGACGGGAGAACGATGGATGCCGAAGTGCTCGAAGTGGAGGGAGAGACGGCATTGATCCAGGTATTCGGGGAGACCCAAGGACTGGACATCGAACGGACATCGGTCGTCTTTACCGATTCGATCAAGAAGGTTCCTCTCTCCTCCGACATTATCGGGAGGGTATTTAACGGTTCCTTTGTGCCAAAAGACGGCCTCCCTCTGTTCAGCCCTGAAAAGTGGATCCCCATCACCGGTGCACCGATCAATCCCGCAGCCCGTGCACGGCCTGAGGACTTTATCGAGACCGGCTTCTCAGCTATTGATGGACTCAATACCCTGGTGCGGGGCCAGAAACTCCCGGTATTCTCGTGCGCCGGACTTCCTTCAAAAGATGCCGTCGCCGGCATCCTGAGAAATGCCCGCGTTGCAGAGAGTGAGGAAGGCTTTGTCGTGGTCTTTGCGGCCCTTGGACTGACCTTCCATGAGTATTCCTTTTACCGGAGGGTCCTCGATGAGATGAAGACGGGTTTCGTCAGCTTTGTCAATATGGCGGATGAGCCGGTCATGGAAAGGCTCCTGGCGCCGCGCTTCGCCTTGACTGTGGCAGAGTTTCTGGCCTTCGAAAAGGGAATGGATGTGCTCGTGATCATTACCGACATGACGAATTACTGTGATGCCTTGCGTGAGATATCGACGGCCAGGGAGGAACTGCCCGGAAGAAGGGGCTACCCGGGTTTTATGTACTCTGACCTTGCTTCACTCTATGAACGGGCAGGCCGGATCAGGGGGCTTGAAGGCTCTGTCACCATGTTGCCGGTCGTAACGATGCCCGAGGATGATATCACTCACCCCATCCCCGACCTCACAGGGTACATCACCGAGGGTCAGATCGTCTTGAGCAGGGAACTGCACCAAAGGGGGATCTTCCCTCCCATTGACGTGCTGCCAAGCCTTTCACGCCTCATGCAAAAGGGGATCGGGGAAGGCCGTACGAGGGCAGATCATCGGAAGGTCTCCAACTACCTGTACCGGTATTATGCCAAGGGAAGGGACCTCAGGAAGCTCGAGGCCATCGTCGGCAGGGACGGAATGACAAAGACGGACATCCTGATGCTCGATTTCGCAGATGCCTTTGAGAAGGAGCTTGTGGGTCAGGGCATGACACGACGGACCGTCCAGGAGACCCTCGATGCCGGTATCGATCTTATGAAGAGGTTCTCCCTCGAGGTGCCGTGATACATCCTACGCGGACAAATCTCCTCCTCCTTAAGGAGAAGTACCGGTCAGTCACGAACAGTATCGGAATTCTCAAGGCGAGGAAACAGGCCCTCATCAAAGAGTTCCTTGCAGCCACAATCCCCTTTCTCAAGTCCAGGGAGGATATCAGAAAGACCTATGGCAAGGCGCTCCAGGAACTGGCGCTCAGCCTCGGCCATGAAGGCAAGGACAGCGTCGAGTCGATCGTCGTTGCCACAGAGCGTGATTTCAGAATCGAAGTCATTGAGAAGAGCATATGGGGCTTGCGGTATAAAGATATCAGTTTTCATGATACTCCTGTCAGAGAACCTCATGAACGGGGCTACGACGAATTCTCCACGACTCCTCACCTCGAAGAAGCGACGGCCAACTTCGAAAAATTACTCGAGTCTATGCTCAACATCGCCGAATATGAGTCCAAGATAAAACGGCTCGGCAACGAAATCCTGAGGACCACAAGGAAGATCCGCGTCCTGGAGGAACTCGTCTTTCCGAAGATCAGGAGCCAGATTAAGGTCATCACACAATTCATCTCGGAGAGGGAAAGGGAGTCATATTTCCGTCTCAAGAGATTCAAGGAGATCCGCGGCGAAAAAGAAGACCGGGAATCCTTTGAGCCTGCCTGAGGCTTCGTCGTAATTTTTTTCGCACCGATCGGTCCACTTCCTGATAAAATAGAAGACAATGAAATGCCGCGTCGATCTCCATGTCCATTCAAGATACAGCGGGGACAATGATTCCGACCCTGAAGACTCCGTTGTCCATGCCATCAAAATGAATCTGCAGGGCATCGCCTTCACCGAGCATTATTCCTATGAGGCCTCGGAACCTGTCGAGGCATTAAGGGAGAAGTACAGGGACAGGATCATGATATTCAGGGGGGTAGAGTTCTCGACGGCAGAAGGGCATTGTCTCGTCTTCGGCGTGAACACCGACAGCTTATCGATCAGGTGCGCGCCCTTCGAAGAAACGGTGAAGGTTGTTACCGGGGCAGGTGGTGTTGTGATTCCGTCTCATCCCTACCGAAAGGGAAACAGCCTCGGAGATATGATACTGCATGTAAAGGGGATATGCGCTGTGGAAGGCCATAACGGTTGCAACATGCGCGCCTACAATGCGCAGGCAATAGAGACTGCGAGGATCCTTAATCTGCCCTATACGGGGGGGTCTGATGCCCATGCCGCCCATGAGGTGGGCGCTTGCTTTACGGAATTCTGGAACGAAGTGACCTATGACAATTTCGTTGAACTCCTGAAGGAGGGAAATTATCAGGGTTTCGACGTGCGGAGAATATGACAGAGCAAGAGCGTCCTGGGGAGGTGATGGGAAGCCTGAAGACCCGGCCGCGGGATGGAAGAACGTAAGAGGGGTATGAAAAAAGTTCTGGTCCACAATGAGTTCAAGACCCTCCTGGAAAAAGAGAGCACCATACTTTCGAGGGAGAACTTCAGGATCTTCGGCGCAACAACTGCTGAGGAAATGATGAAAATCCACAGGAGCGAAAGGGTGGACCTCGTGATCGCGGACTATCATATGAAGGAAATGCGGGGGGATACGTTCTGCTCTGCCATACGGGGAAACGATGCCCTGAAGACCGTTTCGATCATCGTCATATGCCCCAGGAATAAAACTGTTATCGAGAAGTGTCGGGCCAGCGGAGCCAATGCTGTCGTAATAAGACCGATCGACGCCGAGGAATTGCTTCGAAGGGCAGCGGCACTCTTGAACGTACCGAGGAGGAAGAGTCTGAGGGGCGTCATAAAGATTACGGTGAATGCCGTGTTTCAGAATGACTCCTTCTTCTCAGGCTCCCTCAATATTAGCACGTCAGGCATGCTCCTCGAGACGGACCGGATGCTTTCCCAGGGCGACAGGCTGACATGTTCCTTTGTCCTCGACCGGAAGACGACTGTGACGGGAGAGATTGTGAGGAAGGAGGAAAAGGGTCCGGCACTCTAC
Above is a window of Thermodesulfovibrionales bacterium DNA encoding:
- a CDS encoding V-type ATP synthase subunit A, translated to MSGKIQAISGPTVSVDLKGLKLYERVYVGHVMLTGEVVRLEQERAVIQVYEDTRGLAVGEPVKGAGMPLTVRLGAGLLSGMFDGLQRPLGRLKEDMGPFIRGGKELYALDYIRRWKFTPLLKKGDEVTFGSPVGFVDEGPFKHYYFCRSEGGGRIARIADGDMSLDEPLGEYEDGQYITGCQEWPVRTARPYRKKLAPSKPLITGQRSIDFLFPLARGGTAIFPGGFGTGKTILEQSIAKFADVDVVVYAGCGERGNEMADLIAEFEELTDPWTKRQLMERTILVANTSNMPVAAREASIYTAVTMAEYYRDMGYHVLFLADSLSRWAEALREISSSLEEMPGEEGYPTYLASRLSGFLERAGVVETMSGKIGSLTMILSVSPPGGDFTEPVTQACLRTTGAFLMLDTSLAHRRHFPAINWFQSYSLYGRDIAGHYRETVAPEWEQLQQRCKEILQEEESLREVSEIVGAEGLQDTDRLLMIVAEMIRTEFLSQNAYSEDAFSPPEKTLGIIKRILGFYDRAREKLNPGTSLEEVLQTERSDDQRREEA
- a CDS encoding V-type ATP synthase subunit B yields the protein MRLSEHRYKTISSIAGPLLFVEKVFSSRIGEVARIIAPDGRTMDAEVLEVEGETALIQVFGETQGLDIERTSVVFTDSIKKVPLSSDIIGRVFNGSFVPKDGLPLFSPEKWIPITGAPINPAARARPEDFIETGFSAIDGLNTLVRGQKLPVFSCAGLPSKDAVAGILRNARVAESEEGFVVVFAALGLTFHEYSFYRRVLDEMKTGFVSFVNMADEPVMERLLAPRFALTVAEFLAFEKGMDVLVIITDMTNYCDALREISTAREELPGRRGYPGFMYSDLASLYERAGRIRGLEGSVTMLPVVTMPEDDITHPIPDLTGYITEGQIVLSRELHQRGIFPPIDVLPSLSRLMQKGIGEGRTRADHRKVSNYLYRYYAKGRDLRKLEAIVGRDGMTKTDILMLDFADAFEKELVGQGMTRRTVQETLDAGIDLMKRFSLEVP
- a CDS encoding V-type ATP synthase subunit D; the protein is MIHPTRTNLLLLKEKYRSVTNSIGILKARKQALIKEFLAATIPFLKSREDIRKTYGKALQELALSLGHEGKDSVESIVVATERDFRIEVIEKSIWGLRYKDISFHDTPVREPHERGYDEFSTTPHLEEATANFEKLLESMLNIAEYESKIKRLGNEILRTTRKIRVLEELVFPKIRSQIKVITQFISERERESYFRLKRFKEIRGEKEDRESFEPA
- a CDS encoding PHP domain-containing protein: MKCRVDLHVHSRYSGDNDSDPEDSVVHAIKMNLQGIAFTEHYSYEASEPVEALREKYRDRIMIFRGVEFSTAEGHCLVFGVNTDSLSIRCAPFEETVKVVTGAGGVVIPSHPYRKGNSLGDMILHVKGICAVEGHNGCNMRAYNAQAIETARILNLPYTGGSDAHAAHEVGACFTEFWNEVTYDNFVELLKEGNYQGFDVRRI
- a CDS encoding response regulator; translated protein: MKKVLVHNEFKTLLEKESTILSRENFRIFGATTAEEMMKIHRSERVDLVIADYHMKEMRGDTFCSAIRGNDALKTVSIIVICPRNKTVIEKCRASGANAVVIRPIDAEELLRRAAALLNVPRRKSLRGVIKITVNAVFQNDSFFSGSLNISTSGMLLETDRMLSQGDRLTCSFVLDRKTTVTGEIVRKEEKGPALYQYGVRFIGLDSKTRAEIEEFIKIQ